The genomic region TGCGGGCGCGGCTCGCCGACCGCGCCGCGGAGCTGGGGCGGCGGGCGGCGGAACTGAACTCCCTGCGCCAGCAGGCGTTCGGCTCCCGCGCGCTGGAGCTCGCGGGCTCGGCCCGGCCGCGCACCGCCGGCGCGGGCGAGGCCTGCGGCATCGTCGCCGTCCGTCCCGACGTCCTGCTGCTCGGGACCACGGCGCCGAACCTCGACGAGGGCCTGCTCTCGCTGCACGCCCTGGACGGCTCGGCGCTGGACCCCGGCACGGTTCCCGGCCTGCTCGACGACGAGCGCTTCCGCCGCGATCTGGCCGAACTGCTCCGCTACTTCCGCGGCGCCCGGCTGGCCGACCTGCTGCGCACGGTCGCCGGGCGGCTGCTGGCGGTCTTCCGGACCGGCGAGAACGACGGCGACCAGCGGGTCCTGAGCTGGCAGTTGTCCGGCGACCGGGCGGAGTACCTGGGCAACCACGGCGAGCGCGACCTCCCGCAGCCGCCCGTCGACGAGTTGGTGTGGACGGCGATCGGCCGCGAGCACCACGAGCACGGGCGGATCCGGATCGACGGCGGTGTCGACGGCGGTGTCGACGGCGGCGCGGGCGCGGTGTCGGTCGCCACCACCGGCGGCGGGCTAACCGTGCGCGCGGTCCCGGGCGACCGCCTGCTCTTCGAGGAGCCGGTCGACGAACCGTTGCAGAGCCTGGCGGACGCCACCGTCGCCTACGCGTCCACCGGACCGCTGCTGCTCCTGCGGATCCGCCCCTACAACGAACCGGCGGACCGCTACCTCGTCGTCAACACCCGTACCGGGTCGGTGCGCCGCCAGGACTCGCTCGGAGTCGGCGCCCGGCTGCTCCCGGCCGAGCAGGGCCTGATCTTCCCGGGCGGCTACGAGTTGGCCGACGGCACCCATCGGGCCTTCCGGATCGACGGCGGCGGTGGGGGCGAGGAACCGCGCTTCGACGCCGTGCTCCCCGCTCCCAACGGCGAGGACCTGCTCTACGTGCTGCGGCGCCCGGCCCACGCCCAGGTCCTGCTGCTGCCGTGGAACACCGTCCGCGGTGAGGCCGCCGCGGCCCTGAACGGGGTGGCGCACACCCTGCTTCCGGACGGCACGCTCGTGCTGGTCAAGCCGGATCGCGAGCCGGTCCGCACGCACGAGCTCCAGCTGTGGCGGACCCCGTTCCAGTCCGCCGACTTCGCCGCCGCCCAGCCGGTCGGTGACGGTCCGTTGGAACGGATCGGCAACGCCGACCTGGTACGCGGCATCGCCGACTGCCTCGATGTGGTGCGGACCGCCACCGCGGCCGCGCAGGAGGGCCAGGCGCCCGGCACCCCGCAGCTGCTCCTGGACGCCTGCGCCAAGGCGGCGGACCGGCACTACTGGCTCGCCGACACCGGGCTGCTCGAACCGCTCAACGAACTGCGGGAAGCCGCCGAACAGGTGGCCGGCGAGCAGGCCCGGATCCGTGGGCTCGCCGCCCGCGCCGCGCAGGCGCTGGACGAGGCGCGGGAGCGGGCCGCCGCCCTCGTCCGCCGCTCGCACGGCGAGCCGCCCACCGACGCCGACGGGTGGACCGCACTCCTCGCCGAACTGCGCCAGGCCCAGGGCCGTACCCGGACGCTGCGCGAGCTGCCGCAGCTCGACCTCGCCGCCCTGGAGCACGTCGAGGCCGACCTCGCCGCCGAGTTGACGGCGGCGACCGAGCGCGCCTTCGCCTTCTTCGCCGGTCCCGACGCCTTCGCCGGGCCCCTCGTCGCCGCCCAACACGCCGCCGAGGAGGCAGAGTCGGTCGGCACCGCCGCCGAGGCGGCCCGGCTCGCCGACCGCCTCGGCGAGCAGGCGGACGCGCTGGCCACCGTCACCGACCTGGTCACCGGCGCGGTCGCTGCCGACCCCGCCGCTGGAACTGCCGTGCTGCTGGCCATCGGTGAGGTCCTGGCCGCCGTCAACCGGGCCCGCGCCGTGCTGGTGAACCGCCGCCGCGCCCTGCTCGACACCGAGCACCGCGCCGCCCACGCCGCCGAGTCGGCGCTGCTCGCCCAGGCGACCGCCGCCGCCCTGGCCGCCGCCGACAGCCCGGCCGGCTGCGACGACCAACTCGCCAGGCTGCTGCTGCGGGTGGACGCGCTGGAAGCCCGGTTCGCCGAGGCCGAGGACCTGGCCGCCGACCTGGCGCTGCGCCGCGAGGAGATCCGGCAGGCGTTCGCCGCCCGCCGGCAGACCCTGCTGGACGAGGCCGCCGCGAGGGCCGACCGGGTGGCCGCCTCCGCACAGCGCGCCCTGGAGGCCCTGCGCCGTCGGCTCGCCGGGCTGGGCGCGGCCGCCGACATCCACGCCGCGCAGGCCGCCGACCCGATGGCGGTGCGGCTTCGCGCGGCGGCCGAGGAACTGCGCGGGCTCGACGACCGGGTGCGTGCCCAGGAGTTGGAGGACGGCCTGGTCGGCGCGGTCCGCACCGCGCTGCGCGAGCTGCGCGACCGCGCCGACCTGTCCGAGGACGGCGGGGCGAGCGTCCGGCTGGGGCGGCACCGGTTCGCGGTCCGCCGCGAACCGGTGGAACTCACCCTGCAGCCCGAGGGCGACGGGCTCGCGTTCCTCGTCACCGGTACCGGCTACCGCCGGTCCGCCGAGCTGCCGCAGCTGCTGGCCGGGCGCGAGTTCTGGACGCAGCCGCTGGTGAGCGAGTCGCCGGCGCTCTACCGGGCCGAGTACCTCGCGGCCGCGCTGCTGCCCGATGCCGACGACGGGACCGGCGAGCCGCTGCTCGAACAGGTCCGCCGCGCCGCCGAACGCGCCTACGACGAGGGCTACGAGCGCGGTGTCCACGACCACGATGCCGCCCTCATCCTCGGCGCGCTGCTGCGGCTGCGCGCCGGCGCCGGTCTGCTGGAGCACCCGGCCGAGGTGCGCGCCGCCGCCCAGCTGTTCTGGGCGCACGGCACCGGCGACGGGCAGCGGGCCGCCTGGCGGCTGCGCGCCCGCTCGCTCACCCAGGCTCGCGCGCGGTTCGGAGTCGGCACCGCGGCAGCGGCCGTGGCCGAGTTGTCGGCCGAACTCGCCGAGTCTGCCAGCGAGTTCGTGGCATCCGCCGGCCTGCCGCCGCAGCCGCGAATCGGCGACTACCTGGTCGAGGAGCTCGCGGACCCCCGCGAGGGCTTCGCCACCGGCATCGCCGCCCGCACCCTGCTGGACGCCTTCCGGCACACCGACGCCGCTCCCGCCCTCTCCGCCGACCTCCGAGCGCTCGCAGCCGACCTGCCCGCCCGCCGCCAACTCGCCGCCGCCTGGCTCGGTTCCTACGCCGCCGCCCAGCTGGACACCCCCGTCGAGGCGAACCAGGAAGGCCTGGCCGAGGCCGTCGCGGAGCTGTGCGCGCCCGAGCTCCCGCGCTACGAGATCGCCGCCTCGGTCAGCGAAACCGTCGGCGGCCTGCTCGGCGCCCACCCTCGCGTCCGGGACGGGCAGTTGACCGTCCGTATCGACGAACTACCGCACCGGGCACGGGTGTTCCGAGAAGAACGAGCCCCGGCCCAGCGAGCCTTCCAACGACAGCGCGCACAGGCCCTGGACGCCGAGCGGACCCGGCTGCGGCTGAGCGACTACCGGCCCCGCCCGCTGGCCGGATTCGTCCGCAACCAGCTCATCGACCAGGTGTACCTGCCGCTCGTCGGCGACAACCTGGCCAAGCAGCTCGGCGCGCTCGACACCACCAGCACCGACCGCAGCGGCCTGCTGCTGCTCCTGTCCCCGCCCGGCTACGGCAAGACCACGCTGCTGGAATACGTCGCCGACCGGCTCGGTTTGCTGATGGTCCGGGTCGACGGGCCCGCCCTGGGCGCCCGCACGACCTCGCTCGACCCCGACCGGGCCCCCGACGCCGCCGCCCGCCGCGAGGTGGAGAAGATCGTGTTCGCGCTGGAGGCCGGCAGCAACGTGCTGCTGCACGTGGACGACATCCAGCACGTGTCCGCCGAACTGCTGCAGAAGTTCATCCCGTTGTGCGACACCCAGCGCCGCATCGAGGCGGTCAGCGACCGCACCCCGCGCAGCTTCGACCTGCGCGGGCGCCGCTTCGCCGTCTGCCTCGCCGGGAACCCCTACACCGCGAACGGGCAGCGCTTCGAGATCCCCGACATGCTCGCCAACCGCGCCGACGTGTGGAACCTCGGCGAGGTGCTGACCGGGCACCAGGACCTCTTCGCGCTCTCCTTCCTGGAGAACGCGCTCGCCGCCAACCCGGTGCTGGCCCCACTGACCGGCACCGACCCGACCGACCTGCGCCTGCTCGTCGCGCTCGCCGACGGCGACCCGGCCGCCCAGGCCGACCAACTCACCCACCCCGTACCCGACCTGGACCGCACCCTGGCCACGCTGCTGCGGCTGCGCCGGATCCAACGCACCGTGCTGGCCGTCAACAGCGCGTACATCGCCTCCGCCGCCCAGGCGGAGACCGACCGCCTCGAGCCGCCGTTCCTGCTCCAGGGCTCCTACCGCACCATGACGCGGCTCGCCGCCCGGATCGACCCGGTCCAGAGCGAGGCCGAGGTCGAGGCGCTGCTGGACGAGCACTACCTCGCCGAGGCCCGCACCCTCGGCAGCGCCGCCGAGGCCAACCTGCTCAAACTCGCCCAACTCCGCGGCCGGGCCACCCCCGAGCAGCTCGCCCGCTGGCGGTCCCTGTGCGCGGGCTACCCGTCCGCCGCCAACCCCTCGTCCGCGTGCTCCGGCCAGCACAGCAGCCTCGCGCCGAACACCGCGGTCTCCAGGGTGTAGCGCTGCAGCGCGTCGTCCGGATCCAGCCCGGTCAACCGGACGATGCGCTCGATCCGGTAGGCCAGCGCCCGGACGCTCAGCCCGAGCCGCCGCGCCGCCTCCGCCGTGACATAGCGGGAGTCCGCATAGGCGGTCAGCGTCTCCAACAACGGTCCGGCGCCGCCGCGGGCGGTGCGCAGCGGGCCCAGCACGCTGCGCACCAGCTCCTCCAGGGCGACCCGGTCCCGCAACAGCACCGGCAGCACCAGCAGATCGGCCGCGTGCAGCAACTGCCCGGGCAGGTGCAACTGGTCGGCCTGCTCCAGGGCGGAGCGCGCCTCCTCGTAGGAGTGCACCACCCCACCCGGACCACTGTGCGGGCGGCCCACCACGACCCGGCGCCCCTGCGTCAGCTCCGCGAAGGCGGTGACCGCCGCGTCCTCCCCGGGCCCGGCCGGCACGATGCACACCAGCCGCCCGTGCTTCACCGCCAGCAGCACCTCCTGCTCGCCGAAACGGCCCAGCAACTGCCGTTCCAGCGCGCGCACCAGCGGGTCGTCCAGTTCGTAGCCGTCGCCCTCGGCCACCGCGACGACATGCGCGCAGGCCAGGTTGATGCCGAAGCGCTCGGCGTGCTCGGCCAGCCGCCCCAGATCGCTGCGGCTGCTCAGCAGGTCCGCCACGAACTCCCGGCGCCCGGCCTCCTCCCGCCGCAACCGCTCCCGGTAGGCCCGCCCGTGCCCCGCCGCGAGCGCGGCCACCGCCGCCCGCAGCGCCGCCATCGAGGCCGCGTCCACCTGCTGTCCGGCCCAGGCCCTGCCGGTCGCGGCCAGCCGCTCGTCGACCAGCTCGGCCAGCCCCCGCCCACTCTCAGCGGCCCGGTCGCCGTACTCGCGAAGCGCCTCCAGCTCCTCGCGCCGCAGCCGACGCCCACTGCGCGCCACCTCGGCCAGCAACCGCGCCCAGCCCTCGTCCCCGGACGGCGCGGACGCCTCCAAGGCCGTTCCGACGGTAGCCAACTCCCGCTTCCTCCCCCAACCCAACCCGACAGCAACGCGCCAGCGTACCCGCCGCACCCTCAGCCGGTCTGCTGCAGATCGAGTCGGATGGCCCGCTCCACGGGGGAGTAGTCCTCGCCGGCGCGATCGAGTTGGAGCGGCGCGCTCGGGTCGACGTGCCAGCCCGTGTCACCGGGATCCTCCGGGTGAGGGAAGCGGATCGGGAACGTGCCCACGCTGGCGCGCGGCGCCCAACGCCCGACGCCCACCAACTGATCGAACGCCGCATGCAGGCGCGGCGCGGTCACAGCCCGGCGAAACGGCTCCGCGGAGCAGGTCGGGACCCTCACCAGCGGCCTGGTCCAAGTCGCCCGGTCCGACCGGTCCAACCCGCTGAACTCCCACAACAGCGCCCGACATTCGGCCGCGAGCTCGCCGGAAAACGCCCCGCGAAGGCGCACGAAGCCCTCGGCGACGAACCGGTCGACCTGTGCCTGAGTGAGCATCCTCCTCACCCTTCCCTGCTGGAACCTCGCTGTACAGGGGTGAATGAGACCCGTAAGCGAGTGCCGCTACTGCAGGATGTTGATCGCACGGGCGATCACCAGCGCGCCGAGTCCAAGGGACGCCGCCGCTTCCATCATCATCAGCAGTTTGGCCCACCGCTTGACCGCGGAGATGTCGGTGGGGCTGAACGCGGTGGCGGTCCAGAAGGCCAGCACCAGATAGTCGGCGAAGATCGGCACCCAGGTGGTCGGCACGTAGTCCGGGTGCTGCATCTCGGGGAAGACCAGTGCTGGATTCGCATGCGGTCGGTGCGCGCGGGCGGCGGCACCACCGCGGTCCAGATCCCAGAACCAAAGCCCGAAGGCGATCACGTTCGTCGCCCAGATCACTCCGCCGGCGGCCAGCAGCCCGACGGCGTTGTTGGCGAACAGCTTGTTGTTGGTCAGGATGTCGGCCACCAGGCGGGCGGCGGCGAACAGATTCGCCACCGTGATGAAGGCGATGACGACGCCGGTCGTGATCCGTAGCCACGGCTTCTGGCGATCGATGCGGCCCGGGTCCCCGATGATCAGCGCGGCCAGCAGCACGAGCATGACGACCGGGATCACCCATGAGGGGGTCACCCGGTATTTCACGGGCAGCGCCACGTGGAGGAACGCGGCGACCAGGATCGCCAGCGCCACCGGCCACCAGCGCTCACCCCGTGCAGCGTCCTGAGCCGGCGTCAGCGGGGGCGGAGCGACCGGGTTCGGACCTGATGCCGATGCCATGCCCCATTGTGGCCTCGCGCGTTCTGCTGCCGGAGCAGTGACGCGCCGCTTCCGCGACCACCGCCGATGAGTCCGCCGGACCGCACGAAACGGGCTGAGCGGCTGCGGGACCGTGGCGACCACTCATTCGTTCGGGGGTATTTCGTCCCAGTACGGTACTGGTTTCCTTGAATAGGTATATCTGTAGCCATCTGCAGCGATCTGCAGCGATCTGGTGTCAGCAGCACAGGCGGCTGCGACCTGACGGGAGTGGCCATGGCGGTAACGAAGAAGGCCGCGCCGGGCGGAAAGCCTGATGCGGGGGCGTCCACTCGGGGCGCGGTGCCGGAGCCGCTGAGCCGGGCGGACCGGGTGGCGCTGGGGAAGGACGCCCGCAGGGCGGTGCCACTGGAGGCACATGCGGAGTTCCAGCCTGGCGGATCGCGGGATCCGGTCGGGCTGCTGCTGGGTCAGGCGGCGTCGCGGGTGCCGGACCTGGTGCCGGTACGGCACGGGCGCATGCTCGTGTCGCCGTTCACGTACTACCGCGGGGCGGCGCTGCCCATGGCGGCGGATCTGGCTGCCACGCCCACCTCAGGTCTGCGGGTCCAGCTGTGCGGAGACGCGCATCTGTCCAATTTCGGCGCGTTCGCCTCGCCGGAGCGGCGACTGGTCTTCGACGTCAACGACTTCGACGAGACGCTGCCGGGGCCCTTCGAGTGGGACGTCAAGCGGCTGGCCGCGAGCCTGGTGGTGGCGGGGCGTGACAACGAGTTCTCCGACAAGGCCTGCCGCAAGATCGTCCTGGCAGCTGCCAAGGGCTATCGCCAGGCCATGCGCCGCTTCGCGAAGCAGCCCTACCTGGACGTCTGGTACGCGCACCTGGACATCGAGGAGGCCATCAGGCAGTTCAGGTCCCAGATCAAGAGAAAGAGGTTCAAGGCGGCCGAGCAGCTGCTGGCCAAGGCCCGCACCCGCGACAGCACCCAGGCGCTGGGCAAGCTCACCACCCTGGTCGAGGGGCGGCGGCGGATCGTCAGCGACCCCCCGACGATCGTCCCCGTCGAAGAGGTCTTCAACGGGGTGCAGGCCGACGCGATCTACGAACTGATCCGCACCGTGCTGGGCAAGTACCGGCGCACCCTGCAGTCCGACCGGCGGCACCTGCTCGATCAGTTCACCATGGTCCAGATGGCCCGCAAGGTCGTCGGCGTCGGCAGCGTCGGCACCCGCGCCTGGGTCGCGCTGATGGATTCCGGGGACGGCGTCGAACCGCTGTTCCTACAGGCCAAGGAGGCCCAGCCGTCCGTCCTGATGCAGTACGCCGGGCGCAGCCAGTACAGCAACCAGGGTGAGCGCGTGGTCGCCGGTCAGCACCTCATGCAGGCCCAGAGTGACATCTTCCTCGGTTGGACCCGGGTCACCGGCCCGGACGGGGTGGACCGCGACTTCTACGTGCGCCAGTTGCGGGACTGGAAGCTGTCCGCACCGATCGAGCTGATGGTCCCGTCGGGCATGACGTTGTACGGCCGGCTGTGCGGCTGGACCCTCGCCCGAGCGCACGCCCGCTCCGGTGACCGGGTCGCGCTGGCCGCCTACCTCGGCGGCTCCGACCGTTTCGACCAGGCCATCGCGGACTTCGCCTTCGCCTACGCCGACCAGAACGAGGACGACTTCGCGGCCCTGCAGACTGCCGTGAAGAAGGGCAAAGTCGAAGCCACCACCGGGATCTGAACGGTTTCCGGCCGGTGGAACGACGAAGGCTCCGACTGCGGCGCAGTCGGAGCCTTCGGTACAGCTGGCGGAGGATACGAGATTCGAACTCGTGAGGGGTTGCCCCCAACACGCTTTCCAACTGCCCGCCCAGTCGGACGCAGGCGTTCTGACCTGCGGTGAAACGGGCGCCCGGCCGGGCTTCAGACGCCGCCGGACGGGGATTGACGCAACCGAAACTGCCACCAGCGCAGTCCCGGCTGTTCGAGTACACAGGGCGGTGAGCTCTGGAGTGCGCTCCGGCACTCGGTGGCGCCGGGCTGCCCACCCGAGCGAGAGCTCGCCATCCCGAGGCCTGAGCAGCACTGATACCAGTACGGACGGTGCGATGCCGACACGGTCCTGGTCAGCGGCGTGGGGTGCGTGATGGGCTGACGGCATGATCGAGACTTCAACCCCGACCAGTGCGGTGGCACTGGTGACCGGGGCAAACAAAGGCATCGGGTTCCAGGTCGCTCTCCAGTTGGCCGAGCGTGGGCTGACCGTGGTGGTGGGCGCGCGCGACCCCGAGCGCGGACGGGCCGCCGCCGCCGATTTGCGGTCCGCCGGGGCCGACGCCTACCCAGTGACGCTGGACGTCACCGATCCGGTGACCGTGCGGCAGGTGGCCGGATGGATCGATGAACGGTTCGGGCGGCTGGACGTGCTGGTCAACAACGCCGGCGCGGCCGAGGATCCGGGACA from Kitasatospora azatica KCTC 9699 harbors:
- a CDS encoding DNA repair ATPase, which gives rise to MGVEDGTYQILRARLADRAAELGRRAAELNSLRQQAFGSRALELAGSARPRTAGAGEACGIVAVRPDVLLLGTTAPNLDEGLLSLHALDGSALDPGTVPGLLDDERFRRDLAELLRYFRGARLADLLRTVAGRLLAVFRTGENDGDQRVLSWQLSGDRAEYLGNHGERDLPQPPVDELVWTAIGREHHEHGRIRIDGGVDGGVDGGAGAVSVATTGGGLTVRAVPGDRLLFEEPVDEPLQSLADATVAYASTGPLLLLRIRPYNEPADRYLVVNTRTGSVRRQDSLGVGARLLPAEQGLIFPGGYELADGTHRAFRIDGGGGGEEPRFDAVLPAPNGEDLLYVLRRPAHAQVLLLPWNTVRGEAAAALNGVAHTLLPDGTLVLVKPDREPVRTHELQLWRTPFQSADFAAAQPVGDGPLERIGNADLVRGIADCLDVVRTATAAAQEGQAPGTPQLLLDACAKAADRHYWLADTGLLEPLNELREAAEQVAGEQARIRGLAARAAQALDEARERAAALVRRSHGEPPTDADGWTALLAELRQAQGRTRTLRELPQLDLAALEHVEADLAAELTAATERAFAFFAGPDAFAGPLVAAQHAAEEAESVGTAAEAARLADRLGEQADALATVTDLVTGAVAADPAAGTAVLLAIGEVLAAVNRARAVLVNRRRALLDTEHRAAHAAESALLAQATAAALAAADSPAGCDDQLARLLLRVDALEARFAEAEDLAADLALRREEIRQAFAARRQTLLDEAAARADRVAASAQRALEALRRRLAGLGAAADIHAAQAADPMAVRLRAAAEELRGLDDRVRAQELEDGLVGAVRTALRELRDRADLSEDGGASVRLGRHRFAVRREPVELTLQPEGDGLAFLVTGTGYRRSAELPQLLAGREFWTQPLVSESPALYRAEYLAAALLPDADDGTGEPLLEQVRRAAERAYDEGYERGVHDHDAALILGALLRLRAGAGLLEHPAEVRAAAQLFWAHGTGDGQRAAWRLRARSLTQARARFGVGTAAAAVAELSAELAESASEFVASAGLPPQPRIGDYLVEELADPREGFATGIAARTLLDAFRHTDAAPALSADLRALAADLPARRQLAAAWLGSYAAAQLDTPVEANQEGLAEAVAELCAPELPRYEIAASVSETVGGLLGAHPRVRDGQLTVRIDELPHRARVFREERAPAQRAFQRQRAQALDAERTRLRLSDYRPRPLAGFVRNQLIDQVYLPLVGDNLAKQLGALDTTSTDRSGLLLLLSPPGYGKTTLLEYVADRLGLLMVRVDGPALGARTTSLDPDRAPDAAARREVEKIVFALEAGSNVLLHVDDIQHVSAELLQKFIPLCDTQRRIEAVSDRTPRSFDLRGRRFAVCLAGNPYTANGQRFEIPDMLANRADVWNLGEVLTGHQDLFALSFLENALAANPVLAPLTGTDPTDLRLLVALADGDPAAQADQLTHPVPDLDRTLATLLRLRRIQRTVLAVNSAYIASAAQAETDRLEPPFLLQGSYRTMTRLAARIDPVQSEAEVEALLDEHYLAEARTLGSAAEANLLKLAQLRGRATPEQLARWRSLCAGYPSAANPSSACSGQHSSLAPNTAVSRV
- a CDS encoding PucR family transcriptional regulator; its protein translation is MATVGTALEASAPSGDEGWARLLAEVARSGRRLRREELEALREYGDRAAESGRGLAELVDERLAATGRAWAGQQVDAASMAALRAAVAALAAGHGRAYRERLRREEAGRREFVADLLSSRSDLGRLAEHAERFGINLACAHVVAVAEGDGYELDDPLVRALERQLLGRFGEQEVLLAVKHGRLVCIVPAGPGEDAAVTAFAELTQGRRVVVGRPHSGPGGVVHSYEEARSALEQADQLHLPGQLLHAADLLVLPVLLRDRVALEELVRSVLGPLRTARGGAGPLLETLTAYADSRYVTAEAARRLGLSVRALAYRIERIVRLTGLDPDDALQRYTLETAVFGARLLCWPEHADEGLAADG
- a CDS encoding phytanoyl-CoA dioxygenase family protein, translating into MLTQAQVDRFVAEGFVRLRGAFSGELAAECRALLWEFSGLDRSDRATWTRPLVRVPTCSAEPFRRAVTAPRLHAAFDQLVGVGRWAPRASVGTFPIRFPHPEDPGDTGWHVDPSAPLQLDRAGEDYSPVERAIRLDLQQTG
- a CDS encoding DUF2252 domain-containing protein — encoded protein: MAVTKKAAPGGKPDAGASTRGAVPEPLSRADRVALGKDARRAVPLEAHAEFQPGGSRDPVGLLLGQAASRVPDLVPVRHGRMLVSPFTYYRGAALPMAADLAATPTSGLRVQLCGDAHLSNFGAFASPERRLVFDVNDFDETLPGPFEWDVKRLAASLVVAGRDNEFSDKACRKIVLAAAKGYRQAMRRFAKQPYLDVWYAHLDIEEAIRQFRSQIKRKRFKAAEQLLAKARTRDSTQALGKLTTLVEGRRRIVSDPPTIVPVEEVFNGVQADAIYELIRTVLGKYRRTLQSDRRHLLDQFTMVQMARKVVGVGSVGTRAWVALMDSGDGVEPLFLQAKEAQPSVLMQYAGRSQYSNQGERVVAGQHLMQAQSDIFLGWTRVTGPDGVDRDFYVRQLRDWKLSAPIELMVPSGMTLYGRLCGWTLARAHARSGDRVALAAYLGGSDRFDQAIADFAFAYADQNEDDFAALQTAVKKGKVEATTGI